The Sulfurospirillum deleyianum DSM 6946 nucleotide sequence TTAAATTTGACAAATCCGCACTGATTCAACGAGGCGAACTGGATGTGCAGTGCTGTACGACTTGCCACAAACCCTTTAGTGCGAAAAGGCTCATTAAGTATAGCTTTGAGTGTTTAAGCAAAGCCAATGTCAGTGAAAAAAGGCTTGAAGAGGCAAAAGCATATTTGAGTATGTGCCCTACATGTAAAAAAGAAGCTACGGTCAAAAACTTTACCAGTGGCAAAGAGATGGTGATAGAATGAAAACCTATGAAGTACCCAGTGATATTGCACTGGCAAATAGCTTAGAAGAGAAGCTGGAGCTTTTAAAACATATTGGTCGCAGTTTTAGCGTATTTCGCATCGACTGTGGCAGTTGTAACGGGTGTGAGATAGAAATTTTTGCCGCCATTACTCCTTTGTGGGATCCTGAGCGCTTTGGCTTTAAACTCGTTGCCAATCCTCGCCATGCGGATATTTTGCTCTGTACAGGTCCTGTGACACGTCAAATGTACTATCCACTGCTTCGTGCCTATGAAGCAACACCTGATCCAAAAATCGTCGTAGCCCTTGGAGCCTGTGGTGCAACGGGTGGCATTTTTTATGATGCGTACAGTGTCTTAAGTGGCATTGATAAAATTATTCCTGTGGATGTTTATATCCCAGGGTGTCCTCCCCATCCTGCGAGTATTATTTATGGGCTGACAACCGCTTTGGGTGTCATGGAGCAAAGACTTCAAAAAGTCAGTTTTGAAGAAGAAGGTGAAATGCCCTCTTTGGTGGAAGATTCTATTATGGGAAACAGCTTATTTGAGCGAGATTTATTGGTACAAGCGAAGCGATTGATGAGTTATGTTTTTGGTCGAAAACTCTACGATAAATACTTAGACGCTTTAGTAAAAAGTGGTGATATTAAAAATCCAAAAGCCACCAAAATCTCTATAACCAACGCTATCCAAAACGAAGAAGACCCTCGTTATGCGGAGTGTATGGGTATCTTACACAATGACATTTATACCCAATATATCCCGTGTGAAGAGGACGATAAAATCAGTCTGCATCGTGTGCATTGGGGTGCGAAATGATAGAAGTCTATCAGCTGAGAAAACGACACCTCGATGGTGCTAAATCGGGTGATGCGAAGCTTGAGCAGATTAAAATCTTTTCAACCTGCATTGGGCATGGCATTGGAACGATTGACTTTAGTGAAAAAGTCTTAGAGATAGAAAATGAGGCCTATGAAAATATCCTCGCAGGAGGCGGGAAATACCTGAAATTTAAGCTGGGAAATTTGAGTAAATATTTTGAAATTGAAATTTTCCCTGAACATGCTCAAAAGCTCTTACCTGAAATGATAGAGTCTCCCTTAAAAGAGATTCTATCTCATCTTAACGAGGGCTATTTGGTTTTACGGAAGGATTTTGCGTGAGAAAAGCACTCTTGTGTGTCGGAAATGAGTTAAGAGGCGATGATGGCGTCGCCATTGCCGTAGGGCGACTGGTTGAGGAACAATTACCTGAGTGGAAGGTCTTTTTTGGACATGACACCCCTGAAAATGAGTTTGCCGCTTTGCGTGAATTTTCCCCCGATGTCATTGTCGTGGTCGATGCCATGAGTGGTTTCAAAGAAGGAGAGATAGAGTTTTTAGACCTTAGCGATGAGCGAACCTATGTTTACTCCACACACAACCTACCAACGCCCATTTTGATAAGTTATCTACGCAACATCTGTGTCAAAACTATTTTTTTAGGTATTGCGGTTTTATTGGAAAATGTGTTACATTTTAGTGAAGGGCTCAGCCAAAATGCGCACAACGCTTCCTACCAAGCCTTAGAAAAAATCAAAGCGCTAGATACCATGCTTGAGGCGTAAAAAAGCACCATTGCTGGTGCTTAATCTCCTTTAATGTAACGTGCTTTTTTCGCCTCTTTAATTTTGCTAATATCCACCAAAATAAAGCTATCGACACAATTTCCAAAGGCTTTATCTATATTGAAATCTAAAAAGCATATGCCTCCCTCATCACACAGTTCGGTGTACTGTTTATATAACGTTGGAACACACAAGTTCATTAAAGAGAGTTGCTCTTTGAGCGTTAAAAAATCGGCTTTATAATCATCGCCCGTAAAAAATGCCTCCGCCTCTTTCATCTCCGCATGACTCATAAAGTAACCATTTCGAGCCTTAACTAACGCAGAAGAAGGGCTAAAATAGAGCGTATAAAAGGTAATAATAAGATTCTTTGCCATCTTAGGATAGACATCACTTAAACTCACTGGTCCGTACATGTAACGAATATGCGGATTGGCAAACAAATACGCCCCAATGCCTTGCCACAAATAATCCAGCGCTCTGCTCCCCCAATAACGAGGCTGAACGAAGGAGCGCCCTAGCTCAATGGCATTGTGCAAATAAGGCTCAAACGAGGGCATGAACTCAAAAAGCGTGTGTGAATAAAATCCCTCAGCTCCCAAATAATCACTGATAAAATTCGCCTCCCCAATACGATACGCCCCCACCACTTCAAGCTCTTCCTCATCCCATAAAATAATGTGTTTATAGTGTTTATCAAAAAAATCAACATCCCGTTTTTCACCTGTACCCTCTTCCACTTTACGAAAAGTCACCTCCCGAAGTCTACCTATCTCTTTAAGCAGTGCCGAGTTCTCCTCTGAAGCGTAAAGATAAATCTTTTTACCATCACTGGTTTGCCCCAAAAGAGTCGAATTTTTCAGCTCACTACGAATGGATTTGCGCTCTTCAGGATGGGCAATCGCCTTTTGGGTCGCAAAAATACCTTTTTTACCTTTACTAATGCGATAAAGATGCTTTTTCAGCAATCCAACAAGCGTTGTCTCACTCATCTCGCTTTTTTGCAAACTCTTAAAAGGAATCATCTCTCCCACTTTAAAACCAATGATTTTAGAGCGTTTTTTAAACATCTCTC carries:
- a CDS encoding NADH-quinone oxidoreductase subunit B family protein produces the protein MKTYEVPSDIALANSLEEKLELLKHIGRSFSVFRIDCGSCNGCEIEIFAAITPLWDPERFGFKLVANPRHADILLCTGPVTRQMYYPLLRAYEATPDPKIVVALGACGATGGIFYDAYSVLSGIDKIIPVDVYIPGCPPHPASIIYGLTTALGVMEQRLQKVSFEEEGEMPSLVEDSIMGNSLFERDLLVQAKRLMSYVFGRKLYDKYLDALVKSGDIKNPKATKISITNAIQNEEDPRYAECMGILHNDIYTQYIPCEEDDKISLHRVHWGAK
- a CDS encoding formate hydrogenlyase maturation HycH family protein — its product is MIEVYQLRKRHLDGAKSGDAKLEQIKIFSTCIGHGIGTIDFSEKVLEIENEAYENILAGGGKYLKFKLGNLSKYFEIEIFPEHAQKLLPEMIESPLKEILSHLNEGYLVLRKDFA
- a CDS encoding hydrogenase 3 maturation endopeptidase HyCI: MRKALLCVGNELRGDDGVAIAVGRLVEEQLPEWKVFFGHDTPENEFAALREFSPDVIVVVDAMSGFKEGEIEFLDLSDERTYVYSTHNLPTPILISYLRNICVKTIFLGIAVLLENVLHFSEGLSQNAHNASYQALEKIKALDTMLEA
- a CDS encoding GNAT family N-acyltransferase → MVDVEKALSVKYPAMLSYPSIVRHSFVYVLKKLLHQEEINTFLTHTEAYRGFDFVEAVLEYFNFGYTISNKDKANIPASGRVIMIANHPLGALDALALIALVKEIRSDVKILANDILMQIEPLSELLIPIDNLNGVMAKESIKKVYEALQNDEALIVFPSGEVSRAHPTGIKDTKWKKGFLKFAQKSNAPLLPVFIDAKNSPLFYTLSMINKQLSTFLLAREMFKKRSKIIGFKVGEMIPFKSLQKSEMSETTLVGLLKKHLYRISKGKKGIFATQKAIAHPEERKSIRSELKNSTLLGQTSDGKKIYLYASEENSALLKEIGRLREVTFRKVEEGTGEKRDVDFFDKHYKHIILWDEEELEVVGAYRIGEANFISDYLGAEGFYSHTLFEFMPSFEPYLHNAIELGRSFVQPRYWGSRALDYLWQGIGAYLFANPHIRYMYGPVSLSDVYPKMAKNLIITFYTLYFSPSSALVKARNGYFMSHAEMKEAEAFFTGDDYKADFLTLKEQLSLMNLCVPTLYKQYTELCDEGGICFLDFNIDKAFGNCVDSFILVDISKIKEAKKARYIKGD